In Aquificaceae bacterium, one genomic interval encodes:
- a CDS encoding ATP-binding protein: MRIGIVLGTKPISPLEFWIGVEEGQVVQLDDVLYVESEVGGKRVKYYGVVNEVQKFLEGAELVYDAHLVSKGVIPVNIAYVAKVIVTRIEPEVYAPPSPGDAVYMAKGKEFERALYYDQMKEKIPAGVDRNGNVVYINYDFINGVEGAHVSISGMSGIATKTSYALFLLYSILEKASDRDRVHGIIFNVKGKDLLWLDKKNKTFDEESRRLYEVMGLRAEPFKNVRFYVPPSCSDPKTPDCERLDKEAVIPFYWSMREFAEDGLIKFMFTEGEEGVSNIHYVIDRIANKLYLLAQNSPEGRLLDDFSTDIESLEDLEKRLEEAIRDKERNKSSELYKSWFGDAQIQTAYAFFRRFSRACMHVKRLIKNESNPPKWEENRLSVIDISGLHSIGKMFVVGSILKKVFREKENIGKPYPKVFVVLDELNKYAPKEGWSPIKDVVLDIAERGRSLGVILIGAQQTASEVEKRVVANSALKVLGRMDSSEVLGKEYEYLTGNFRQRAIMLKKGTMILYQPDIPSPMVVRFPKPAWATRYSEVEEEVYVPEDFGNF; this comes from the coding sequence TATATGTGGAAAGTGAGGTTGGGGGTAAAAGGGTTAAATACTATGGAGTAGTTAATGAGGTTCAAAAATTCCTTGAAGGGGCGGAGCTCGTCTACGATGCTCATCTGGTAAGCAAAGGGGTTATACCCGTAAACATAGCTTATGTGGCAAAGGTTATCGTGACAAGAATAGAACCAGAAGTTTATGCTCCACCTTCTCCAGGTGATGCGGTTTATATGGCAAAGGGTAAAGAGTTTGAGAGAGCTTTATACTACGACCAAATGAAGGAAAAAATCCCTGCGGGCGTAGACAGAAATGGAAACGTGGTCTATATAAACTACGACTTTATAAACGGTGTGGAAGGAGCTCATGTAAGCATCTCTGGTATGTCTGGCATAGCCACGAAGACCTCTTATGCCCTTTTTCTCCTCTATTCCATTCTTGAAAAGGCAAGCGATAGGGATAGGGTGCATGGAATAATCTTTAACGTCAAAGGTAAAGACCTTCTGTGGCTTGATAAGAAAAACAAAACCTTTGATGAGGAAAGTAGAAGGCTCTATGAGGTTATGGGTCTTAGAGCAGAGCCCTTTAAGAATGTAAGGTTTTATGTGCCACCCTCCTGTAGTGATCCCAAAACTCCCGATTGTGAGAGGCTGGACAAAGAAGCGGTTATACCCTTCTATTGGAGCATGAGAGAGTTTGCAGAAGATGGACTAATAAAATTTATGTTTACTGAGGGTGAGGAAGGTGTTTCCAACATACACTATGTGATAGACAGGATTGCTAACAAGCTTTATCTCCTTGCACAGAATAGTCCAGAGGGTCGCCTTTTGGACGATTTTTCAACGGACATAGAAAGTTTAGAAGACCTTGAGAAAAGGCTTGAGGAAGCTATTAGGGATAAGGAGCGAAACAAAAGCTCAGAACTTTACAAAAGCTGGTTTGGAGATGCTCAGATTCAAACCGCCTATGCCTTTTTTAGAAGGTTTAGCAGGGCATGTATGCACGTAAAGAGGTTAATAAAGAACGAATCAAACCCACCAAAATGGGAAGAGAACCGTCTATCCGTTATAGACATAAGCGGTTTACATAGTATAGGAAAAATGTTCGTAGTAGGGTCAATACTCAAAAAAGTCTTTAGGGAGAAAGAGAACATAGGCAAACCCTATCCTAAGGTTTTTGTTGTCCTTGATGAGCTTAACAAGTATGCACCAAAGGAGGGGTGGAGTCCTATAAAAGATGTGGTGCTGGATATAGCAGAAAGAGGTAGAAGTCTTGGAGTAATACTCATAGGTGCTCAGCAAACCGCCAGTGAGGTGGAAAAGAGGGTGGTGGCAAATTCTGCCTTAAAGGTGTTGGGGAGGATGGACTCCAGTGAGGTGCTTGGTAAGGAATACGAATATCTTACGGGAAACTTTCGCCAAAGGGCTATAATGTTAAAAAAGGGTACCATGATACTTTACCAGCCTGATATACCAAGCCCTATGGTAGTGAGATTTCCAAAACCTGCATGGGCTACAAGGTATTCCGAAGTGGAGGAGGAAGTCTATGTTCCTGAAGATTTTGGTAATTTTTAG